One stretch of Apis cerana isolate GH-2021 linkage group LG8, AcerK_1.0, whole genome shotgun sequence DNA includes these proteins:
- the LOC107995284 gene encoding sushi, von Willebrand factor type A, EGF and pentraxin domain-containing protein 1 isoform X1: protein MLIRELAAVWVAVLLCHLQLTGSQVPTTNVFTCPNGWELRGIHCYKFFNIRHSWEKAAELCRRYGSELMVVESYSENNMSASMIGRHLDRYWLGLASLDDLRTNTLESAAGMLVSQYAGFWAPRQPNPQSGECVDVALTDDRQTWELTTCESLLPFMCRANACPAGSFHCSNGKCVNAAFKCDKQDDCGDFSDEIDCPANCQFYMASSGDVVESPNYPHKYAPLSNCKWTLEGPQGHNILLQFQEFETEKSFDIVQILVGGRTEEKSVNLATLSGKQELSNKLFVSASNFMIIKFSTDSSVERKGFRASWKTEPQTCGGILRATPQGQVLTSPGYPQNYPGGLECLYILQAQPGRIMSLEIEDLDLEMNRDYILIRDGDSPMSRPIARLTGKSEDNPTVIMSTGSNLYLYLKTSLGDSRRGFSIRYTQGCKATIIARNGTVQSPSFGLNDYPNNQECLYRVKNPQGGPLSLKFISFNVHKTDFVQVYDGPNTNGLRLHPGSGFTSNTRPKITLTAESGEMLIRFTSDALHSSPGWQAEFSADCPHLQSGEGALASSRDTAFGTTVTFSCPLGQEFATGKAKITTECLPSGNWSVTYIPNCQEVYCGPVPQIDNGFSIGSSNVTYRGLATYQCYAGFAFPSSRPTEKISCMADGRWEKKPSCLASQCSLLPEAPHSNITILNGGGRSYGTIVRFECEPGYVRSGHPVILCMSNGTWSDEVPTCSRAKCPLLPTIKNGFVVDTNREYFYGDEARVQCNRGYKLSGSNIIQCGPNQRFDNVPTCEDINECASSQCDLASTECINNPGAFTCKCKPGFAPTMECRPIGDLGLINGGIPDESITVSSSENAYTRTGVRLNNGDGWCGNNIEPGANWVMIDMKAPTIIRGFRTQVVSRVDGNIAYTSAVRIQYTDDLTDTFKDYTNPDGTPVEFRILEPTLSVLNLPVPIEARYVRFRIQDYVGAPCMKLEIMGCTRLECTDINECAINNGGCHQKCINNPGSYACMCNTGYELYKGNGTAGFYIEKYESGERDGDLYQKNKTCVPVMCPPILAPDNGKILSTKQQHHFGDLVRFQCNFGYVLSGSSAVICTSSGAWNGTTPECQYAKCVSLPDDKNEGLSVIRSDEASVLVPFKQNVTLKCGSNGRYLRNTATSSFRQCVYDPKPGLPDYWLSGSQPACPRADCGKPLPTPGAEYGQYLDTKYQSSFFFGCQDTFKLAGQTNRHDNVVRCQANGIWDFGNLRCEGPVCEDPGRPSDGFQMARSYEQGSEVQFGCSRPGYILINPRPIVCVREPECKVVKPLGLASGRIPDSAINATSERPNYEAKNVRLNSVTGWCGKQEAFTYVSVDLGQVYRVKAILVKGVVTNDIVGRPTEIRFFYKQAEIENYVVYFPNFNLTMRDPGNYGELAMITLPKYVQARFVILGIVSYMDNACLKFELMGCEEPVTEPLLGYDYGFSPCVDNEPPVFQNCPQQPIIVQKGTDGGLLPVNFTEPTAIDNSGSIARLEVKPHSFRTPLKVFQDTVVKYVAFDYDGNVAICEINITVPDVTPPKLSCPQSYVIELIDKQESYSVNFNETRRRINATDVSGPVKITFVPERAVIPIGGFENVTVYATDSSGNRASCHFQVSVQATPCVDWELKPPANGGLKCVPGDKGVQCIATCKNGFRFTDGAPVKTFNCDIAKHWTPSSVVPDCVSENTQQANYHVVAAVTYRANGAVSRSCLPQYQDLMSQYYTNLNNILTQRCSAVNVNMNVSFVRSVPYLLEENVLKMDFILVIVPAIRQPQLYDLCGSTLNLIFDLSVPSTSAVIEPLLNVSAIGNQCPPLRALKSSITRGFTCSIGEVLNMDTNDVPRCLHCPAGTFAGEKQKQCTSCPKGFYQNSDRQGSCLRCPFGTYTREEGSKSIDDCIPVCGYGTYSPTGLVPCLECPRNSYTGEPPVGGYKDCQTCPAGTFTYQPAAPGRDRCRAKCSPGMYSDTGLAPCAQCPKDFFQPQHGATTCVECPTNMYTDGPGAVGREECKPVQCTDSVCQHGGLCVPMGHGVQCLCPAGFSGRRCEIDIDECASQPCYNGATCIDLPQGYRCQCANGYSGINCQEEKSDCTNDTCPERAMCKDEPGFNNYTCLCRSGYTGVDCDITINPCTASGNPCNNGATCVALQQGRYKCDCLPGWEGQSCEINTDDCAEKPCLLGANCTDLIADFTCDCPPGFTGKRCHEKIDLCSGNPCLNGICVDNLFSHECICHPGWTGAACETNINECASKPCRNNGQCIDQVDGYTCTCEPGYTGKQCQHTIDDCASDPCQNGGTCIDQLEGFVCKCRPGFVGLQCEAELDECLSDPCSPVGTDRCVDLDNTFVCHCREGYTGSSCEINIDDCASDPCLNGATCRDEVGGFKCMCPDGWTGVHCEIDVGMCQNHPCQNDAACVDLFMDYFCVCPSGTDGKQCETAPERCIGNPCMHNGRCQDFGSGLNCTCPDDYTGIGCQYEYDACQAGACKNGATCIDEGPGFTCICPSGYTGKTCEEDIIDCKENSCPPSATCIDLTGKFFCQCPFNLTGDDCRKSIQVDYDLYFSDPARSSASQVIPFFTGARKSLTVAMWVQYTQKDEAGIFFTLYGVSSPHVPMNRRLMIQAHSNGVQVSLFHDLQDVYLPFREYATINDGQWHHVAVVWNGENSGELVLITEGLIASKTEGYGSGRSLPAYAWAVLGKPQSENTKGYTESGFQGHLTKVQIWSRALHVTNEIQKQVRDCRTEPVLYQGLVLTWAGYDDTFGGVERVVPSHCGQRVCPPGYGGSKCQQLESDKIPPKVEHCPGDLWVIAKNGSAIVSWDEPRFVDNVGIVRIQEKNGHKSGQTLMWGTYDISYVAYDQAGNSASCNFKVYVLSDFCPELADPIGGTQLCKDWGSGGQFKVCEISCNVGLRFSQEVPKFYTCGAEGFWRPTNDPSLPLIYPACTSATPAQRVFRIKMNFPTSVLCNEAGQGVLKKKVRDAVNSLNRDWNFCSYSYEGTRECKDLNIDVQCDHRVRTTRETNEEDGGTYIISAVVPAEPTRQARQGSDTYEVEISFPAINDPILNANSNERATVQTLLERLILEEDQFDVHDILPNTVPDPASLLLESDYDCPVGQVVMAPDCVPCAVGTFYDEETKQCISCPVGSYQSESGQLKCSSCPVIAGRPSVTVGPGARSAADCKERCPAGKYYDDLAGLCRSCGHGFYQPNEGSFSCLLCGLGKTTRTAEAVSREECRDECGSGQQLAVEGKCEPCPRGSYRTQGVQAACQACPVGRTTPNMGSAAIEECSLPVCEPGTYLNGTLNECMECKKGTYQSEPQQTFCIPCPPNTSTKGTAATSKGDCTNPCETSDAEMHCDANAYCLLIPETSDFKCECKPGYNGTGTECTDVCMGYCDNEGVCLKDSRGQPSCRCSGSFTGKRCTEKSEFFYITGGIAGGVILIIFVVLLVWMICVRASRKKEPKKMLTPATDQNGSQVNFYYGAPTPYAESIAPSHHSTYAHYYDDEEDGWEMPNFYNETYMKESLHNGKMNSLARSNASIYGTKDDLYDRLKRHAYPGKKDKSDSDSEGQ from the exons ATGCTGATAAGAGAATTGGCGGCCGTGTGGGTCGCCGTCCTCTTGTGCCATCTTCAGTTAACGGGGTCCCAG GTTCCTACCACCAACGTCTTCACCTGTCCGAACG GATGGGAATTGAGAGGCATACATTGTTACAAATTCTTCAACATCAGGCACTCTTGGGAAAAGGCGGCGGAGCTATGCAGGAG GTACGGGAGCGAATTGATGGTGGTGGAGTCGTACAGCGAGAACAACATGTCCGCGAGCATGATCGGCCGGCATTTGGATCGTTACTGGCTCGGGCTGGCCTCCCTCGACGATTTACGGACCAACACGCTCGAATCGGCCGCTGGAATGCTCGTCTCCCAATACGCCG GTTTCTGGGCGCCGAGGCAGCCGAATCCGCAATCAGGTGAATGCGTGGACGTCGCGTTGACGGACGACCGACAAACGTGGGAATTGACCACGTGCGAATCCCTGCTCCCTTTCATGTGCCGTGCCAACGCTTGCCCAGCTG GTTCGTTTCACTGTTCGAACGGGAAGTGCGTGAACGCGGCCTTCAAGTGTGACAAACAGGATGATTGCGGTGATTTCTCGGACGAAATAGACTGCCCGGCTAATTGCCAGTTTTACATGGCCAGCAGCGGGGACGTCGTCGAGAGTCCTAATTATCCTCACAAATATGCACCCCTCAGCAACTGCAAGTGGACCTTGGAGGGCCCTCAAGGCCATAATATCCTGTTACAG TTTCAAGAATTCGAAACGGAGAAGAGCTTCGACATAGTTCAGATTCTTGTTGGCGGTAGGACGGAAGAGAAGTCCGTGAATCTTGCGACGCTCTCGGGCAAGCAAGAGCTGAGCAACAAACTATTCGTATCCGCCTCGAATTTCATGATCATCAAATTCAGCACAGACTCCTCCGTGGAGAGAAAGGGATTCCGCGCTTCGTGGAAAACGGAACCGCAAACTTGTGGCGGAATCCTTCGCGCAACACCTCAAGGACAAGTCCTCACCTCCCCAGGATATCCGCAGAATTATCCTGGAGGATTGGAGTGTCTGTACATCCTGCAAGCTCAACCTGGTCGTATAATGTCCCTCGAA ATCGAGGATCTGGATCTCGAGATGAATCGAGATTACATCCTGATTAGAGACGGCGATTCGCCGATGAGCAGGCCGATAGCCAGACTGACTGGCAAATCGGAGGACAATCCTACGGTGATCATGTCAACCGGAAGCAACTTGTACCTCTACCTCAAGACTAGTCTAGGCGACTCTAGAAGAGGGTTCAGCATCCGATACACTCAAGGATGCAAGGCCACGATCATAGCTAGAAATGGAACTGTCCAGTCGCCATCATTCGGTTTGAACGATTATCCCAACAACCAGGAGTGCTTGTACAGGGTGAAAAATCCTCAAGGTGGACCGTTATCCTTGAAGTTCATCAGCTTCAATGTTCACAAGACTGATTTTGTACAG GTGTACGATGGTCCGAATACCAACGGTCTCCGTTTACATCCTGGAAGCGGTTTCACATCGAACACGAGGCCAAAGATCACTCTGACTGCGGAGAGTGGAGAGATGCTGATCAGATTCACCTCTGATGCACTTCATAGCAGCCCTGGCTGGCAAGCAGAGTTCTCGGCAG ACTGCCCGCATCTTCAGTCCGGTGAAGGAGCATTAGCATCGAGCAGAGACACGGCGTTCGGTACAACAGTGACGTTCTCGTGTCCCCTTGGCCAAGAATTCGCCACCGGCAAGGCGAAAATAACCACAGAGTGTCTTCCTAGCGGAAACTGGTCCGTCACTTACATACCCAATTGTCAGGAGGTGTATTGTGGACCAGTCCCACAAATCGACAATGGATTCTCCATTGGATCCTCCAACGTCACTTATCGAGGCTTGGCTACTTATCAATGCTACGCTGGATTCGCCTTCCCTTCTTCTAGACCCACTGAGAAGATCTCCTGTATGGCTGATGGAAGATGGGAAAAGAAGCCATCTTGTTTgg CGTCCCAGTGTTCTTTACTTCCGGAAGCGCCACACTCGAATATTACCATACTGAACGGAGGTGGAAGATCTTATGGAACGATCGTTCGATTCGAATGCGAGCCAGGTTACGTCAGAAGCGGACACCCGGTGATCCTGTGCATGAGCAATGGAACCTGGTCCGACGAAGTGCCAACTTGCTCAC GTGCAAAATGCCCGTTGCTGCCCACGATCAAGAATGGTTTCGTAGTCGACACGAACAGAGAATACTTTTATGGGGACGAGGCAAGAGTGCAATGCAACAGAGGCTATAAACTGTCTGGATCTAATATCATACAGTGTGGACCTAATCAACGATTCGATAATGTGCCTACTTGCGAAG ATATCAACGAGTGTGCGTCAAGTCAATGCGACCTGGCCTCCACCGAGTGCATCAACAATCCCGGTGCGTTTACTTGCAAATGCAAACCTGGCTTCGCTCCAACCATGGAATGTAGGCCTATAGGTGATCTTGGGTTAATCAATGGCGGTATACCAGATGAATCCATCACCGTTTCGAGCTCTGAGAATGCTTACACCAGaact GGTGTTCGATTGAACAATGGCGATGGATGGTGCGGTAACAATATCGAACCAGGTGCAAACTGGGTGATGATCGACATGAAGGCACCAACGATCATCCGTGGTTTTCGTACGCAGGTCGTCTCCAGGGTGGATGGAAACATAGCTTACACGTCGGCAGTTCGAATTCAATACACCGACGATCTGACAGACACCTTTAAGGATTACACCAATCCTGACGGAACACCGGTAGAGTTCAGGATACTGGAACCCACTTTATCCGTTTTGAATTTGCCTGTTCCCATCGAGGCACGCTACGTCAGGTTTAGAATCCAGGATTACGTTGGGGCGCCCTGTATGAAGCTTGAGATCATGGGCTGCACTCGTCTCGAGTGCACCGATATTAACGAGTGCGCGATAAACAACGGTGGTTGCCATCAGAAATGTATAAACAATCCTGGAAGTTACGCTTGCATGTGCAACACGGGCTACGAGTTGTACAAGGGCAATGGAACCGCTGGTTTTTACATAGAGAAGTACGAGAGTGGCGAAAGGGATGGAGATTTGTATCAGAAGAACAAGACTTGTGTACCGGTCATGTGTCCACCCATATTGGCGCCAGACAATGGAAAGATACTATCGACTAAG CAACAACATCATTTTGGTGATCTCGTGAGATTCCAATGTAACTTTGGATACGTGTTGTCTGGATCCTCGGCAGTTATTTGCACGTCCAGTGGAGCTTGGAATGGAACTACTCCAGAGTGTCAAT ATGCCAAGTGTGTCTCATTACCAGACGACAAGAACGAGGGATTGTCAGTGATCCGTAGTGACGAAGCTAGCGTCTTGGTGccatttaaacaaaatgtCACGCTGAAATGTGGCAGCAATGGTCGATACCTCCGAAACACAGCTACCTCAAGTTTCCGCCAGTGCGTCTACGATCCGAAACCAGGTCTACCGGACTACTGGTTGTCAGGATCTCAACCAGCTTGCCCAAGAGCCGACTGTGGAAAGCCACTTCCTACTCCTGGAGCCGAATATGGCCAATACTTGGACACGAAATATcaatcttccttcttctttggTTGCCAAGACACGTTCAAACTGGCGGGGCAGACAAATCGTCATGACAACGTAGTCAGGTGTCAGGCTAATGGAATCTGGGACTTTGGCAACCTTCGATGCGAAGGCCCAGTTTGCGAGGACCCAGGACGCCCCAGCGATGGTTTCCAAATGGCTAGGAGCTACGAGCAAGGATCTGAGGTTCAATTCGGTTGCAGCAGGCCAGGCTATATCCTGATCAACCCTCGACCGATCGTGTGCGTTCGAGAGCCAGAGTGTAAAGTGGTGAAGCCTCTTGGACTTGCTTCCGGTCGAATTCCCGACTCAGCCATTAACGCAACCTCCGAAAGACCGAATTACGAAGCCAAGAACGTTCGTCTGAATTCGGTGACTGGTTGGTGTGGCAAGCAAGAAGCCTTCACCTACGTCAGTGTTGATTTGGGCCAGGTTTACAGGGTGAAGGCGATTTTGGTTAAAGGTGTGGTGACGAACGACATCGTTGGCAGGCCAACGGAGATCAGATTCTTTTACAAACAGGCTGAGATCGAGAACTACGTGGTCTACTTCCCTAATTTCAACCTGACCATGAGGGATCCAGGAAATTATGGAGAATTGGCGATGATCACTTTGCCTAAATACGTTCAAGCTCGTTTCGTGATCCTTGGAATAGTCAGTTACATGGACAATGCCTGCTTGAAATTCGAGCTGATGGGATGCGAGGAGCCGGTGACAGAGCCGTTACTTGGCTACGATTATGGCTTCTCTCCTTGTGTGGACAATGAGCCTCCGGTGTTCCAAAATTGTCCTCAGCAACCCATCATTGTACAGAAGGGAACGGATGGAGGTCTGTTGCCCGTGAACTTCACTGAACCCACGGCTATCGACAACAGTGGAAGCATTGCTCGTTTGGAAGTGAAGCCTCACAGTTTCAGGACACCGTTGAAAGTGTTCCAGGACACGGTGGTGAAATACGTGGCGTTCGATTACGATGGAAACGTGGCCATTTGCGAGATCAATATCACCGTACCTG ATGTAACACCGCCAAAACTTAGCTGTCCTCAAAGCTACGTTATAGAGTTGATAGACAAACAGGAGAGTTATTCCGTCAACTTTAACGAGACTCGTAGAAGAATCAACGCCACGGATGTGTCTGGACCGGTGAAGATCACATTTGTCCCGGAAAGGGCAGTGATTCCGATCGGAGGATTCGAGAACGTGACCGTTTACGCGACAGACTCGAGTGGAAACAGAGCATCCTGCCACTTCCAGGTGTCGGTTCAAGCAACACCTTGTGTCGATTGGGAACTAAAACCACCAGCCAATGGAGGATTGAAATGCGTCCCTGGAGACAAGGGAGTCCAATGTATAGCCACTTGCAAGAATGGCTTCCGGTTCACTGATGGTGCACCGGTGAAAACGTTCAATTGTGACATTGCTAAACACTGGACTCCATCTTCCGTCGTTCCCGATTGTGTCTCAGAAA acACGCAACAGGCGAACTATCACGTGGTAGCAGCAGTGACTTATAGAGCCAATGGCGCTGTTTCAAGATCTTGTCTACCACAATATCAAGATTTAATGTCTCAGTATTATACGAATCTGAACAATATCCTGACCCAACGTTGCTCTGCTGTGAACGTGAATATGAACGTGTCGTTTGTGAGATCAGTGCCGTATCTTCTCGAAGAAAACGTTTTGAAG ATGGACTTCATCCTCGTCATCGTCCCAGCTATACGTCAGCCTCAACTATACGATCTTTGTGGTTCCACGTTAAATCTGATCTTCGATCTATCTGTCCCTTCCACCAGCGCGGTAATAGAGCCTCTGTTAAACGTATCCGCCATTGGCAATCAGTGCCCTCCTCTCAGAGCTCTGAAGTCGTCCATCACTCGAGGCTTCACTTGCAGTATTGGCGAAGTTTTGAACATGGATACCAACGATGTTCCACGATGTC TGCACTGTCCAGCCGGAACATTCGCGGGAGAAAAGCAAAAACAGTGCACATCCTGTCCCAAAGGCTTCTATCAAAATAGCGATCGCCAAGGATCCTGTCTACGGTGTCCATTTGGCACGTACACTCGAGAAGAAGGTTCCAAGAGCATCGATGATTGTATACCTGTTTGTGGATACGGAACATACTCTCCTACGGGTCTGGTACCCTGTCTGGAATGTCCTAGGAACAGCTACACAGGAGAGCCACCAGTGGGTGGCTACAAAGACTGTCAGACCTGTCCAGCAGGAACCTTTACCTATCAGCCAGCTGCACCTGGTCGAGATCGATGCAGAGCCAAATGTTCTCCTGGCATGTACTCTGACACAGGATTGGCTCCTTGTGCCCAGTGTCCCAAAGACTTCTTCCAACCTCAGCACGGAGCTACCACTTGCGTCGAGTGTCCGACCAACATGTATACGGATGGTCCAGGCGCGGTTGGACGAGAAGAGTGCAAACCTGTGCAGTGCACCGACAGTGTATGCCAACACGGTGGTCTTTGCGTGCCCATGGGGCATGGTGTTCAGTGTCTCTGCCCAGCTGGCTTCTCTGGAAGACGGTGTGAAATCGATATCGACGAATGTGCCTCCCAACCCTGTTACAATGGAGCTACTTGTATAGATTTGCCTCAGGGTTACAGGTGTCAGTGTGCTAATGGATATTCGGGCATCAATTGCCAGGAGGAAAAGTCTGATTGCACCAATGACACGTGTCCTGAGAGGGCTATGTGCAAGGATGAGCCAGGGTTCAATAATTACACGTGTCTTTGTCGCTCTGGATACACTGGAGTTGATTGTGATATCACT ATAAATCCTTGCACAGCCAGTGGAAATCCTTGCAACAACGGCGCCACCTGCGTAGCTCTCCAACAAGGTCGTTATAAATGCGACTGTCTACCAGGCTGGGAGGGTCAGAGCTGTGAGATCAATACCGATGACTGCGCTGAGAAGCCTTGCTTGCTGGGAGCCAATTGCACGGATTTGATAGCCGACTTCACCTGCGACTGTCCCCCAGGATTCACCGGCAAACGATGCCACGAGAAGATAGACTTGTGCTCGGGAAATCCTTGTCTCAATGGAATATGCGTGGACAATTTATTCAGCCACGAGTGCATCTGTCATCCAGGATGGACTGGCGCAGCTTGCGAAACGAACATAAACGAGTGTGCAAGCAAACCTTGCAGAAACAACGGCCAATGCATCGACCAGGTGGATGGATACACCTGTACTTGCGAGCCAGGCTACACAGGCAAACAATGTCAGCATACCATAGACGACTGCGCATCTGATCCTTGTCAGAATGGAGGGACTTGCATAGACCAACTGGAGGGATTCGTTTGCAAGTGTAGGCCAGGTTTCGTTGGCCTTCAATGCGAAGCGGAACTGGACGAGTGTCTGAGCGATCCGTGCAGTCCTGTTGGTACTGATCGTTGCGTCGATTTGGACAACACCTTCGTGTGCCACTGTCGCGAGGGTTATACTGGATCTTCGTGCGAGATCAACATCGACGACTGCGCTTCTGACCCGTGTCTAAACGGCGCCACATGCAGAGACGAGGTTGGTGGCTTCAAATGCATGTGTCCAGATGGTTGGACCGGAGTCCATTGCGAGATAGACGTTGGAATGTGCCAGAATCATCCTTGTCAGAACGATGCAGCTTGCGTGGACCTATTCATGGACTATTTCTGCGT GTGTCCATCAGGGACGGATGGAAAACAGTGCGAGACTGCACCCGAACGTTGTATTGGAAATCCTTGCATGCACAATGGACGTTGCCAAGACTTTGGATCAGGGCTCAACTGTACTTGCCCAGATGACTATACTGGAATTGGGTGTCAGTACGAGTATGACGCTTGTCAGGCTGGCGCTTGCAAGAATGGTGCAACTTGTATCGACGAAGGACCTGGATTCACTTGTATTTGTCCTTCAGGGTATACAG GAAAAACATGCGAGGAGGATATAATAGACTGCAAAGAGAACTCTTGTCCACCTTCAGCTACGTGTATAGATCTCACTGGTAAATTCTTCTGTCAATGTCCTTTCAATTTGACTGGCGATGATTGCAGAAAGT CCATCCAAGTGGATTACGATTTGTACTTCAGCGATCCAGCGCGCAGTAGCGCATCCCAAGTAATTCCATTCTTCACTGGTGCAAGAAAGAGTCTAACAGTGGCAATGTGGGTGCAGTATACTCAGAAAGATGAAGCTGGAATATTCTTCACTCTCTACGGAGTCAG CTCTCCACACGTGCCAATGAATCGCAGACTCATGATCCAAGCGCACAGCAATGGCGTGCAAGTATCGTTGTTCCATGATTTGCAAGATGTTTATCTACCATTCAGAGAATATGCGACGATTAACGATGGCCAATGGCATCATGTGGCTGTGGTTTGGAACGGCGAGAATAGCGGTGAATTGGTTCTGATTACGGAAGGTTTAATTGCTAGCAAGACGGAAGGATATGGAAGTGGAAGATCCCTACCCGCCTA TGCCTGGGCGGTATTAGGTAAACCTCAGAGCGAAAACACGAAAGGCTACACGGAATCAGGTTTCCAGGGACATTTGACCAAGGTTCAAATTTGGAGTCGAGCCCTGCACGTCACAAACGAGATTCAAAAGCAGGTTCGCGACTGTCGTACCGAGCCAGTGCTCTACCAGGGTTTGGTGCTGACTTGGGCGGGTTACGACGACACGTTTGGTGGGGTGGAGAGGGTAGTGCCTTCCCACTGTGGACAAAGAGTGTGCCCACCTGGATACGGCGGCAGCAAGTGTCAACAATTGGAATCTGACAAGATTCCACCGAAGGTGGAGCACTGCCCTGGCGATCTTTGGGTGATCGCCAAGAATGGCTCCGCTATAGTTAGCTGGGACGAACCACGATTCGTGGACAATGTCGGTATAGTGAGGATCCAAGAAAAGAATGGGCACAAGTCAGGGCAAACGTTAATGTGGGGAACGTATGACATTAGTTACGTGGCTTACGACCAGGCTGGAAACTCTGCCAGTTGCAATTTCAAGGTTTATGTACTGT CCGACTTTTGCCCAGAATTAGCAGATCCAATTGGAGGCACGCAGCTGTGCAAAGATTGGGGTTCAGGTGGCCAGTTCAAAGTCTGCGAGATTTCCTGCAACGTTGGACTGAGGTTCTCTCAAGAAGTACCGAAATTCTACACCTGTGGCGCTGAAGGCTTCTGGAGACCGACCAACGATCCATCTCTTCCTCTAATTTACCCAGCTTGTACAA GTGCCACACCCGCACAACGTGTATTCAGAATCAAGATGAACTTCCCGACATCGGTTCTTTGCAACGAGGCCGGCCAAGGAGTGCTCAAGAAGAAAGTTCGAGATGCTGTGAACTCTCTGAACAGAGATTGGAATTTCTGCTCGTATTCTTACGAAG gaACTCGCGAGTGCAAGGATTTGAATATCGACGTCCAATGCGACCACAGGGTACGCACCACGAGAGAGACGAACGAAGAAGATGGCGGTACTTACATAATTTCCGCCGTAGTACCTGCTGAACC AACGAGACAAGCTCGGCAAGGAAGCGATACCTACGAGGTGGAGATCTCGTTCCCGGCGATAAA CGACCCGATATTGAACGCGAATTCGAACGAGAGAGCGACCGTTCAAACCCTGTTGGAGAGATTAATCCTGGAGGAAGATCAGTTCGACGTTCACGATATTCTTCCCAACACGGTACCCGATCCAGCGTCCCTGTTATTGGAGTCCGATTATGATTGTCCTGTGGGCCAAGTGGTCATGGCACCCGATTGCG TTCCTTGCGCCGTGGGAACGTTCTACGACGAGGAAACGAAGCAGTGCATATCCTGCCCCGTTGGAAGCTATCAAAGCGAGTCCGGTCAGCTGAAGTGCAGCTCCTGTCCCGTGATAGCCGGACGTCCAAGCGTGACAGTGGGACCGGGTGCTCGCAGCGCAGCCGATTGCAAGGAGCGTTGCCCGGCAGGAAAGTACTACGACGACTTGGCAGGCCTGTGCCGGAGCTGCGGCCACGGTTTCTATCAACCGAACGAGGGCAGCTTCTCCTGTTTGCTGTGCGGCCTCGGGAAAACGACGAGGACAGCGGAAGCCGTGTCCAGGGAGGAGTGCAGGGACGAGTGCGGGTCGGGACAGCAATTGGCCGTGGAGGGGAAATGCGAGCCCTGCCCGAGAGGCAGTTACAGGACTCAGGGCGTTCAGGCTGCCTGCCAGGCCTGCCCCGTTGGCAGGACTACCCCTAACATGGGATCCGCGGCGATAGAGGAGTGTTCTTTGCCCGTCTGCGAACCGGGGACTTATCTGAACGGGACCTTGAACGAATGTATGGAGTGCAAGAAGGGGACTTATCAGTCGGAGCCTCAGCAGACCTTCTGCATACCTTGCCCTCCTAATACCAGCACCAAGGGAACAGCTGCT acGAGCAAAGGGGATTGCACGAATCCGTGCGAGACGAGCGACGCGGAGATGCACTGCGACGCGAACGCGTATTGCCTTCTGATACCGGAAACCAGCGACTTCAAGTGCGAGTGCAAGCCGGGTTACAACGGAACCGGAACCGAGTGCACGGACGTGTGCATGGGTTACTGCGACAACGAGGGAGTTTGCCTGAAGGATTCGCGGGGACAACCGTCCTGCAGATGCAGCGGAAGCTTCACAGGGAAACGATGCACCGAGAAGTCCGAATTCTTCTACATCACGGGAGGAATAGCCGGCGGCgttattttaatcatcttcGTCGTTCTTCTCGTATGGATGATCTGTGTCAG AGCGTCGAGAAAGAAGGAGCCCAAAAAGATGCTAACACCTGCGACCGATCAAAACGGTTCTCAAGTGAACTTCTATTATGGTGCACCGACACCGTACGCGGAGTCGATCGCCCCTTCCCATCACAGTACCTACGCGCATTACtacgacgacgaggaggacGGGTGGGAAATGCCCAACTTTTACAACGAGACCTACATGAAAG AGAGTCTGCACAACGGTAAAATGAACAGTCTCGCGCGTTCGAATGCGAGTATTTATGGCACGAAAGATGATCTTTACGACAGGCTGAAGCGTCACGCGTATCCTGGCAAAAAAG acAAAAGCGACAGCGACAGCGAGGGCCAGTGA